The nucleotide window CCTCGGCTCTATTCTGGGGCATTGGCTTTAGCTTGATTTGGGTCACGGGTACAGCCGTTAACGCGGCTTTACTGTGGGCGCTACTTGCCTTAGCGGTGATGGCGATCGCCACGGTTGCCTATACCCCGGTTGCGTCTGCCTTAGTGGTCGATTTAGCACCCAACGACCAGCGGGGCGTGTATTTATCCATTAATTCCCTCTGCTGGGCGGTGGGATATATGCTAGGGCCGTCCTTGGGCGGATGGGCACTCGATCAAGCCCCTTGGGTGGTGGACAGCTTTTGGATTGGGTCTGCTCTGAGCGTTTTAGGGGCGATCGCCATCCTCCTAGTTCTGGATCGGCGCATCAAGGCAACTGAACAGAGTTGAACAATTTTTAAGCTGACGGCTTTCCGGTTCTCTCTCGCTAGGATAGGGCTAACGTTCGCGATGTGCGGTGACGTTAACAGATTGGGAATTCTAGTTTTATGGCAACCGCGACAGTGGTTGAGATGTGACGGTTGAGATATGGGGGACTGTCTATGCCTTCAAGCTGGAACGCAATTTATCCTTGGATTCAATCTGCGCTGATTACCAGTCAGTCACCCGACGATTTTTGCCAACAGGCGATCGCCCAAATTGCCGCCACCTATGATGCGGAGGGATGGTTATGGATTGGGATTGACGATCCCAGCACCCTTCGGGTTTACCGCAGCCATCGTGATTCATCGCTCGGTGATCCAGGTTGGTCATGGGATGAAGGCTTTCCGCTGCAACGTTTCCAGCGTCCCAATGGCGACTTGGTGCTTCCCCTCCTGCATCCCATGCAGCCAGCCTCGCCCAACCAGGATCGCCAAACCCAAGGCATAGCGCTTCAGCTTCGCCGCCGATCGATCCCCGCCGCTGAATCCGACTCATCCCCCTCGGTGGTACTGACCGCCGATCAATCCCGGAATGCCGTGTATGGGTGGAGTGCGGATGAGCTGGAATCGCTGGAAATCGTTGTTCGTCAAGTGAATCTCGCTTACAACCTTTTTCTAGCACGGCAGCAGACCGATCAGGCTCGCCAGCAGATTTCGCTGCTCAGTCGCACCGCCTATCTCCTCAATTCAAACCTGCCGTTGGATACCCAGGTAACCCAACTCCTGAACGACTGGGGATTCAGTATTGGGAGCGATCGCGGATTTATGCTGCGTCGTCGCGATCGCATCCTCGGATCTCTCGCCACGTGGAACATGGACGAAGTGTTCCGGCCTCCCGTCCAATCCGCTGAAGGCTATGAAAGCAGCCTCTGGCAAGAAACGATTGAGCTATTCGAGGAAGGAGCCGCATCCCATCTAGAGGTGTATGCCCCTGAAGGAGAAACGGTTGCAGAGGATTTACAGCAGTGGTTGGTCAGTCAAGGCTGTCGTTCAGGCGTGCTACTGCCGATTCACATTCGCGGACAGTTTCTAGGGATCGTGGGGTTGCTTGCCTCTGTTCCACGCCAACCGTATCGCGTCGATGAATTGCAAATTTTGCGCCAAGCGGTTGAGCAACTGGCGATCGCCGTAGCTGGGTTGTATCACCCGGTGGAACCGCTCGTTGGCTCTTGGAGACAGACGGATCTCCAAGGTGATCCGCTGACCGGATGCGAAACGCGAGCCGTCTTAGAACAAACGCTCAAGCAACTTCCCACCCAGCCCGAATGGGGATCAACAGAGACCAGTCTGGTTCTGTGTAATCTAGACTACTTCAAGCTGGTGAACGATACCTATGGATACAGCGTGGGCGATCAGGTTTTGAGGGATGTTGCCCAGCGTCTGCGATCGCAGCTCCGCCACGGCACAAAGGTTTATCGCTATGGCGGCGAAGAATTTGCCATCCTATTAGGCGATACCCCAAAGGACGCTGCTATTCGGGTGGCTGAGCGACTACGCTGGGTGATTGGGAAACCACCGCTCCGAACCGCCTTTGGAGAGGTTTCCATTACAGCGAGTTTCGGAGTTGCCCAACTGCTTCCCGACCACGATCCAGATGCCTGGAGCCTGCTTCACCGTGCCGAATCGGCAGTGGAACAAGCCAAACGTCAAGGCCGAAATCAAGTCGTTGGCCAATAACCTCGGGAAATGTCGCATCAAACCTAGAGGTTCATAGCCTGGTAAAGTTCCCCCACATCTTCTAAGCGCATTCGCGATCGCACCCCCAGGGACAAGGGCGATCGCACCCCTCGGTTTAGATGTTCAGCCGCCGCGCAAGCAATCATGGCGGCATTGTCGGTGCAGTAGCGCATGGGAGGAAAGAGGACGCGAATATCATAGGGCTGAGCCGCAAGCTCTAACTGGTGCCGCAAGCCTCGATTGGCCGCGACCCCCCCCCCCACAGCAATCGTCGTTAGCCCATAATCCACCGCACAGGCAATCGCCCGCTTGGTTAGAGACTGTGCCACGGTTGCTTGGAAACTGGCCGCCAGATCCGCAAGGGGCAAGTCGTCAGATTCCGCCTGAAGTTTCTGAGTCAAGCGCAGTACCGCTGTCTTCAACCCGCTAAAGCTGCAATCGTAGGGATGAAAGCCGCCCCCTGGCAGCGAAATTCGTCCTTCAGGGAGCGGAAATGCGGTCGGGTCACCTGTTGCCGCCAGTTTGTCAATCACTGGACCGCCGGGATACCCCAACTGGAGCAAACGCGCCACCTTGTCAAAGGCTTCTCCCGCCGCATCATCGCGCGTTTGTCCTAGAGTTTGATAAAGACCGCAGGCTTTCACGTAAATAAAGCTGGTGTGGCCGCCAGATACAAGCAGACACAGAAACGGAGGTTGCAACTCCGGATCGGTCAGGTAGGACGCATAGATGTGACCTTCCAGATGATGCACCCCCACAAACGGCTTTTGGTGAAGCATCGCCAAGGTTTTAGCCGCCGTAGCCCCGACCAGCAATGCACCGACTAACCCAGGGGCGACGGTTGCCGCTACGCCATCAATGGCCTCCCAGGAAAGCTGTGACTCTTCTAGCGCTTGGGCGATCGCCCAGTTAATGCCTTCCAAGTGCTGACGAGAGGCTAGCTCCGGCACCACACCCCCATAGGGCTGATGAAGCTGAATTTGCGACGAAACCATACTGCTGAGCACTTGGCGATCGCGCGCGATCGCCACCGCCGTTTCATCACAACTTGTTTCAATTGCTAAAACAATCGCCATAAATTTGACACAGATCAGGTAAGTTTGGAGTCAGTAAATTGTTTTGAATGCGAGGATTCAAGCATCGAATCGCAATGAAGTTGGGTGAACATCAAATGTCAATAGTTATTAATAAAATGATACCTAAAGACATAAACAGAGGGCGATCGCTCGATAAAGTTAATCCAATTTCAGGAATCGCATAGGGTGCTTATCCTCTTCATGAACAGGTCAAACTTTACTGGGATTACCCAGGAGAGTATGATTGCTCTGATGACTTAAATCATTTGTACAAACAGCTTAATTTTTGTACAAAAAACTTTGTTTTTCGTAATAAAGGGAAACAATTCCATGAAACGATTGTTTGCTCTGCTGCTAGTTGGTTTTCTCTGGTTCAGCTTTGCACCTCCGGCATCTGCGGATGTCGCAGGTTTGACACCTTGTAAAGATTCGGCTGCTTTTGTTCAGCGCGCTAAAAATGCAGCAACTCCCGCTGCTAAAGCTCGCTTTGAAAAGTATGCAGATGCTGGCCTTCTCTGCGGTTCTGATGGGCTTCCCCACTTGATTGTAGACGGTCGCTGGTCCCATGCTAGCGAGTTCCTGATCCCAAGTTTGATGTTCCTGTATATTGCGGGCTGGATTGGCTGGGTCGGACGTGCCTACCTCATTGAAGCTCGCAAGAGTGGAAACGCAGAGGAAAAAGAAATCATCATCGATGTGCCGATGGCACTCAAGGTGATGCTGACCGGATTTGCTTGGCCTCTAGCAGCCTTCGGAGAGTTCAGCAGCGGTGCGCTCACAGTAAAAGATCCCGAAATTACGGTATCTCCTCGCTAAACGCATCCGTTCAACGTCTGAGTTCTTAAACCTTCTGGAGATCACGACATGCAGTACTTTCTAAAGTATCTCTCGACCGCGCCTGTCCTGGCGACCATTTGGATGTTTATCACGGCTGGCATTTTGATTGAATTCAATCGTTTTATGCCGGACATGCTATTCACTCCTTTCTAGGTTGCATCTAGGACTAGGAATGTAGGACATACGACTGACCCGTTGGGACATCGCTATCTTTGCTGAGCAAGGAATAGCCATTTCCAAAGGGTATCCGGTCTTTTTGATCAGGAGGTGAGTCCCTTGAGGTGTTGCTCAGGTATTGAGAACGTTCTTGCGGGGATCACCTCCTCAGTATTGATGAGGGATTCAGTGCGCTGGACGACAACGGCATGATCCCAATTTTGAGTTTTCAGTGTTGAGTTAGCGTTATGCCATCAGCAATTCCAGCATTATGTCTGTCAGGCATGGGTAGCCAAAGACAGCATTAAGAATTTGATATAGACTGTTCCATGCATTGAGCCGCGTCTTGAGGATTTCCCCAAATCACGTGCTCATGCTTATAGATAGCAATGCCGGGTTTCGCCCCTTTCGGCTTGTACACATGTTTGGGAGCCGTGTAAATGACCGGAACCCCATCACTCTGGCGGGCACGGCTATAGTAGGCGGCCAAATTCGCCGTAAATTTTAGATCGGCCTCATCTGGCACCATCCCCGGCTCTAGACGCAGCAAGAGGTGGCTCCCTGGTATTTCCTGGGTATGGAACCAAAGATCATAGTCTGTGGCGACCCGGAAGGTGAGGTGGTCGTTTTGGCGGTTGTTGCGACCAATCAGCACGTCTAAACCATTTGGGGTGGTGTAGTGAAGAAAATTGACAGATGGATCGGTCGAGGACTGCCCCGGTCGATAGTCCGCATCCGTTACGTAGCCCTGCTGAATCAGTTCACTACGGATATCCGCCAGGGACTCTAAATCCTCCGGGGTCTGGTAGTGATCCAGTTGGGCGATCGCCACCTCAACCTGCTGTAAGTATTCAATCTCCGCCATCACATCGGCTAGGAGTGGTTGAATAGCATCGC belongs to Synechococcales cyanobacterium T60_A2020_003 and includes:
- a CDS encoding photosystem I reaction center subunit IX, which encodes MQYFLKYLSTAPVLATIWMFITAGILIEFNRFMPDMLFTPF
- the tsaD gene encoding tRNA (adenosine(37)-N6)-threonylcarbamoyltransferase complex transferase subunit TsaD; its protein translation is MAIVLAIETSCDETAVAIARDRQVLSSMVSSQIQLHQPYGGVVPELASRQHLEGINWAIAQALEESQLSWEAIDGVAATVAPGLVGALLVGATAAKTLAMLHQKPFVGVHHLEGHIYASYLTDPELQPPFLCLLVSGGHTSFIYVKACGLYQTLGQTRDDAAGEAFDKVARLLQLGYPGGPVIDKLAATGDPTAFPLPEGRISLPGGGFHPYDCSFSGLKTAVLRLTQKLQAESDDLPLADLAASFQATVAQSLTKRAIACAVDYGLTTIAVGGGVAANRGLRHQLELAAQPYDIRVLFPPMRYCTDNAAMIACAAAEHLNRGVRSPLSLGVRSRMRLEDVGELYQAMNL
- a CDS encoding Photosystem I reaction center subunit III, with translation MKRLFALLLVGFLWFSFAPPASADVAGLTPCKDSAAFVQRAKNAATPAAKARFEKYADAGLLCGSDGLPHLIVDGRWSHASEFLIPSLMFLYIAGWIGWVGRAYLIEARKSGNAEEKEIIIDVPMALKVMLTGFAWPLAAFGEFSSGALTVKDPEITVSPR
- a CDS encoding sensor domain-containing diguanylate cyclase, which gives rise to MPSSWNAIYPWIQSALITSQSPDDFCQQAIAQIAATYDAEGWLWIGIDDPSTLRVYRSHRDSSLGDPGWSWDEGFPLQRFQRPNGDLVLPLLHPMQPASPNQDRQTQGIALQLRRRSIPAAESDSSPSVVLTADQSRNAVYGWSADELESLEIVVRQVNLAYNLFLARQQTDQARQQISLLSRTAYLLNSNLPLDTQVTQLLNDWGFSIGSDRGFMLRRRDRILGSLATWNMDEVFRPPVQSAEGYESSLWQETIELFEEGAASHLEVYAPEGETVAEDLQQWLVSQGCRSGVLLPIHIRGQFLGIVGLLASVPRQPYRVDELQILRQAVEQLAIAVAGLYHPVEPLVGSWRQTDLQGDPLTGCETRAVLEQTLKQLPTQPEWGSTETSLVLCNLDYFKLVNDTYGYSVGDQVLRDVAQRLRSQLRHGTKVYRYGGEEFAILLGDTPKDAAIRVAERLRWVIGKPPLRTAFGEVSITASFGVAQLLPDHDPDAWSLLHRAESAVEQAKRQGRNQVVGQ